In one Sphingomonas sp. AP4-R1 genomic region, the following are encoded:
- a CDS encoding FecR family protein encodes MKDVMTPAPKIETEAAAWLAALDAGTADRAAFEAWRSKPAHALAFIRLEHTWRTLDRLRDPAMSEPSPQDAQAASSPAPETHASRVDRRALLRAATFVAAAAVGGGVLLTKRTEAHVVETAIGERRRFYIGSRASVDLNTDSRLRWWQTGGGFEIALDRGECSIALEGETTPCILQADGNKIHLAAGHFNVRRHAEDRIRLVPLSGEARLERFGKSLTVARGRQLVLTDREEKIAPIAFADLHALAAWQRDELLFNGQSLAEAIAEYNRYLPVPIQLADASLASVHLGGRYRSSSTDEFLAALKANYNIHAVRTPTAVLLHH; translated from the coding sequence GTGAAGGATGTGATGACGCCAGCCCCAAAGATCGAGACGGAGGCAGCCGCGTGGCTGGCGGCCCTGGATGCGGGCACCGCCGATCGGGCTGCGTTCGAGGCATGGCGCAGCAAACCGGCCCATGCCCTCGCTTTCATCCGCCTTGAGCACACGTGGCGCACGCTCGATCGGCTGCGCGACCCTGCAATGAGCGAGCCGTCTCCACAGGATGCCCAAGCCGCCTCGTCTCCTGCGCCGGAGACGCACGCATCGAGGGTCGACCGGCGCGCTCTGTTGCGCGCGGCCACCTTTGTTGCGGCGGCAGCCGTGGGCGGCGGCGTGCTGTTGACCAAGCGCACCGAGGCCCATGTCGTGGAAACGGCAATCGGTGAGCGGCGCCGCTTCTATATCGGCTCACGCGCGTCGGTAGATCTCAATACGGATAGCCGCCTGCGCTGGTGGCAAACCGGCGGCGGCTTTGAAATCGCGCTCGATCGTGGGGAATGCTCCATAGCGCTGGAGGGCGAAACAACCCCGTGCATACTGCAGGCCGACGGCAATAAAATCCATCTTGCTGCTGGGCATTTCAACGTGCGCCGCCACGCGGAAGACCGGATCCGGTTGGTCCCCCTGTCGGGCGAGGCCCGGCTCGAACGCTTCGGCAAGTCACTGACGGTCGCCCGTGGCCGGCAGCTAGTCCTGACGGATCGAGAGGAAAAAATCGCGCCGATCGCATTCGCCGATCTTCACGCCTTGGCCGCCTGGCAGCGCGACGAACTCCTGTTCAACGGGCAATCGCTGGCCGAGGCTATCGCCGAATATAATCGCTACCTGCCCGTTCCGATCCAGCTGGCTGACGCCAGCCTAGCGTCCGTCCATCTCGGCGGTCGGTATCGATCGAGCAGCACCGACGAGTTTCTCGCAGCGCTCAAGGCCAATTATAATATTCACGCTGTACGCACCCCAACTGCGGTATTGCTGCACCACTGA
- a CDS encoding TonB-dependent receptor: MSDVPFARRIRLLLISLPLATGLTTALSAQNAAPQDEPSIVVTGSRIARPTLDSPIPVTTLSAADLSKTGQINIGDTLTRLPALSTSFNQAGSTGFIGTSGLNILDLRSLGQSRTLVLVDGRRHITSQEGEFLVDTNTIPNDLIDRVDIVTGGSSAVYGSDAMAGVVNFVLKKDFDGLRLNAQGGITSHGDKGTYKLSGVFGKNFAEGRGNIAVALEYDQAHLVTYADRDDITGAFSGRNQFQQIENPTLDNTTPDRTFLNHVHSYGYSPGGNFIAYSGSSIRTCAEGVAAACLPNGFPRIFQFGQNGNLSEINYGTDFRPAGSSNNQGGDGSTLNEKGTLQPAYKRYVANIIGHYDVSDAFRPYFEAKFVRVNSFNQASGTFSQGGGQGPDEEAYNDYTVIPIQFDNAFLTPQARGIVQSLLPAGSSFFTLNRNSNDLGTRDERDRRDTWRIVGGVQGTFNDDWKYDVAVNYGRLKKHSTFYNNRVEQNFYNAIDAVRNGAGQVVCRINQTSVTDPNCVPLDILGENATGQSAAQRSAALAYAFTNSHRTGRASELDVTANVTGDSSQLFELPGGPVRFSIGGEYRRETASYAYDELVSSGATFLNAIPDFNPPSFAVKEAFGEIEFPILRNRPFFEELSLNGAGRVSDYKGTAGTVWAYNGGVVYAPIRDIRFRVNYSRSVRAPTLGDLYSSNSIDYAGVDDPCDVNFINKGSATRVQNCRTAGVPVGYENSTTRSSTLQILSGGNSNLGIEKSRSWTYGVVLQPRFIPGLSLTVDYYDIKIRSVISAVDAQSILNGCYDAADLNNSFCGLIFPRSTSGDFQTPALLQSSLNFSAERAKGIDADLAYNHAFNADNKLALRVIGTYNRYRTDFPYVDDPSRPQRLKGGLGQPRVQFNASADYTFKGLTVGYTFRFIGKQSITDYETQHAVPGLDGTPYDPYYADRVNYPSVMYHDVRATVQVNRQLSVYGGVDNLTDRKPPYGLFGNGNGYNTYDTIYDNIGRFMYLGVRVAI; encoded by the coding sequence ATGTCTGATGTTCCGTTCGCTCGGCGTATCCGATTGCTCTTGATCAGCCTGCCGCTCGCGACAGGGCTTACGACAGCCCTTTCCGCTCAGAATGCCGCACCGCAGGACGAGCCGTCGATCGTGGTTACAGGTTCGCGCATCGCTCGGCCGACGCTCGATTCACCGATCCCCGTCACCACGCTGTCGGCAGCGGATCTCTCGAAGACCGGGCAGATCAATATCGGCGATACGCTCACGAGGCTGCCTGCGTTGAGCACCAGCTTCAATCAGGCGGGATCGACCGGCTTCATCGGAACCTCCGGCCTCAACATTCTCGACCTCCGCTCGCTTGGCCAGTCGCGCACACTGGTGCTTGTCGATGGACGCCGTCACATCACGTCGCAGGAAGGCGAGTTTCTCGTCGATACCAACACGATCCCGAACGACCTGATCGATCGGGTCGATATCGTCACCGGGGGCAGTTCTGCCGTTTACGGTTCGGACGCCATGGCCGGGGTCGTCAATTTCGTCCTCAAAAAGGACTTTGACGGACTGCGCCTGAACGCGCAGGGCGGGATCACGTCCCATGGCGACAAAGGCACCTACAAATTGTCCGGTGTCTTCGGCAAGAACTTTGCCGAAGGCCGTGGTAATATCGCTGTCGCGCTCGAATATGATCAGGCGCACTTGGTAACCTACGCCGATCGCGACGATATCACCGGTGCATTTTCCGGGCGCAATCAATTCCAGCAGATCGAGAATCCGACGCTGGACAATACGACGCCAGACCGCACGTTCCTGAACCACGTGCACAGCTACGGCTATTCGCCCGGAGGCAACTTCATCGCTTATTCCGGCAGCAGCATCCGCACCTGCGCAGAGGGCGTGGCGGCGGCATGTCTGCCGAACGGTTTTCCGCGCATCTTCCAGTTCGGACAGAACGGCAACCTCAGCGAGATCAATTACGGCACCGACTTCCGCCCCGCCGGCTCAAGCAACAACCAGGGCGGCGACGGCTCCACGCTGAACGAGAAGGGCACGTTGCAGCCGGCGTACAAGCGCTACGTCGCCAATATCATCGGCCACTATGATGTGTCGGATGCCTTCCGCCCGTATTTCGAGGCGAAGTTCGTTCGCGTGAACTCGTTCAACCAGGCCAGTGGCACCTTCTCCCAGGGCGGCGGCCAGGGCCCTGACGAAGAAGCGTATAACGACTATACGGTTATACCTATCCAGTTCGACAATGCGTTTCTGACGCCGCAGGCGCGCGGGATCGTCCAGTCGCTGCTGCCCGCGGGCTCCAGCTTCTTCACGCTCAACCGCAACAGCAATGATTTGGGGACACGCGACGAACGCGATCGCCGCGATACCTGGCGTATCGTGGGCGGCGTGCAAGGCACCTTCAACGACGACTGGAAATATGACGTCGCCGTCAATTACGGCCGCCTGAAAAAGCACAGCACCTTCTATAACAACCGCGTCGAGCAGAATTTCTACAATGCGATCGATGCCGTCCGGAACGGGGCCGGTCAGGTCGTCTGCCGGATCAACCAGACGAGCGTCACCGATCCCAATTGCGTACCGCTGGATATTCTCGGCGAGAATGCGACTGGACAATCAGCTGCGCAGCGTTCCGCAGCGCTTGCTTATGCCTTCACCAATTCGCACCGGACGGGCCGCGCTTCCGAACTCGACGTCACGGCCAACGTGACCGGCGACAGTTCGCAATTGTTCGAGCTGCCGGGCGGGCCGGTTCGCTTCTCGATCGGGGGCGAATATCGCCGCGAGACCGCGTCTTATGCCTATGACGAACTGGTGAGTTCGGGTGCGACCTTCCTGAACGCCATTCCGGATTTCAATCCTCCGTCATTCGCGGTGAAGGAGGCGTTCGGCGAGATCGAATTCCCGATCCTGCGCAACCGCCCCTTCTTTGAAGAGCTGTCGTTGAACGGAGCGGGCCGCGTTTCCGATTATAAGGGCACTGCAGGGACGGTCTGGGCCTATAATGGTGGCGTGGTTTATGCGCCGATCCGCGACATAAGGTTCCGCGTGAACTACTCGAGATCCGTCCGGGCGCCGACGCTGGGGGACCTCTATTCCTCGAATTCGATCGACTATGCGGGCGTGGACGATCCCTGCGATGTGAATTTCATCAACAAGGGTTCGGCGACCCGGGTCCAGAATTGCCGCACCGCAGGCGTGCCCGTGGGGTATGAGAATTCGACGACCCGTTCCAGCACGCTCCAGATCCTGTCCGGCGGCAATTCGAATCTGGGAATCGAAAAATCGCGCAGCTGGACATATGGCGTCGTTCTTCAGCCGCGTTTCATTCCCGGGCTTTCGCTGACCGTCGATTATTACGACATCAAGATCCGCTCGGTGATTTCGGCGGTCGACGCGCAGAGCATATTGAACGGCTGCTACGATGCCGCCGATCTCAACAACTCCTTCTGCGGCCTGATCTTCCCTCGCTCGACCAGCGGTGATTTCCAGACGCCCGCACTGCTGCAATCGTCGCTGAACTTCTCGGCCGAGCGCGCCAAAGGCATCGATGCCGATCTTGCCTACAATCATGCATTCAATGCGGACAACAAACTCGCCTTGCGCGTGATCGGTACGTACAATCGCTATCGGACCGACTTCCCTTATGTTGACGATCCCTCACGGCCGCAGCGTCTGAAGGGCGGTCTGGGCCAGCCGCGCGTCCAATTCAACGCGAGCGCCGATTATACGTTCAAGGGCCTGACGGTCGGATACACGTTCCGCTTCATCGGCAAGCAGTCGATAACCGATTACGAAACCCAGCATGCCGTCCCTGGCCTGGATGGCACGCCATATGATCCTTATTATGCGGATCGCGTGAACTATCCGAGCGTTATGTACCATGATGTGCGTGCGACCGTTCAGGTCAACAGACAGCTGAGCGTCTATGGGGGCGTTGACAACCTTACGGACCGCAAGCCGCCTTATGGTCTGTTCGGCAATGGCAATGGCTACAACACCTACGACACCATCTACGACAATATCGGCCGCTTCATGTATTTGGGCGTGCGTGTAGCCATATAA